In Channa argus isolate prfri chromosome 15, Channa argus male v1.0, whole genome shotgun sequence, the DNA window AACGCAATATTCATTtcgtttttttgttgtttttttttgtccccagCCTCATCATAATCAGGGTAAGGGTGGAAAAGGCTAATTCATGCATGCAGACATACAGAAATAACTCAAAGCGAGAACCGTGTCATTGTACCTCCCGACTGCAAAGCTGCAAGTACGTCACCCTTCACCTCTATCCTGCCTTCGCATAGAACAACTGATGACACGCAATTAAATCAAAAGCAGCTTCAAAGATGAGACCAGGCTCTCTCATGTGACAGTAAGCCCATGAAAAGGGTGATGTTTTACTTCTGAAGtcaattaaagttattaaaaaaaaaatgaaagatgcaTAACTGTCTCAACTGGCTGCTGTCCTTGTGAAAACCTGTTTCTTTGTGGAAGTCTTGCGTAAATTCGAGTCTTCGTATCATCACGATTGCGAGTTTAGTTGAAGCACTACCTTAATATGAGACAATCTGAGTCTTCATGGGTCTTTGAGGGGACACTAAAGAGGATGCTGTGGGTAGGTGAACAAGTGGCTCTGGGTGTGAGGGAGAACTCCATCTTTTTTTCCATAGTGTGCAGAACATCCCCTGCAGTCAGAGTTTTCTATCACAGTATTCCCACCCTGATCTCGCCCTCTTGTTTTCGCCTCCCTTTAAGCAATTATGTGCCTTACTGTGATCTTTCCAAACAACACTGTGGGGCTCACCCATCCTGGCAGAGGAGCCAGGAAACATGACGGAACAGGTAAAACAGCACGGCACCCGGTTTTCATGTACAATCTGCTGATGGTTTTTAACGTGACGTCTCTGGCACAAACGAAGTGTCACTAATGATTTAATGAGGTTTCTGAAATGGGAGGGGTTGGCCTGTTAATCACCTCATTTCTCCAGCGCGCGCACTCACGGAGTAGGTGCAGGAAAGTCCTGCAGGTGTCATGACAAAGGTGTGCGCGGTGGATTATGTATCtatgtgggtgggtgtgttttGCCTGGCAGGGTCACACCTGTGGGGCGGTGCCGCCGGCGGGGattcactctctctgtctccgtTTGACAAGCTTAGGTCCTGAATCTGCTAACGGGGAATAGAAACGGCTGAGTGTTAACGCACCATGGGCGATCACAGGAGTCGCGAGGCTGGCGGAGGTAGTGGATTCCTGAGGTGCCACGAGTCTGAGGTCCAGCTGATGGAGCTTTCTTTGCTTTAGTAGAGTTGCCTCGTGACAGTTggttaagatttttttaaagtactttgttGGACTCGCGACATGGCGCTGTCCCAGATACAGTGCCTTGATGAGAACCACGTGAACCCGCGGACGCACGAGTCAAAACCTGAGTTTCTCTACTGCGAAGACCAGCGGCTCGCGCTAGAGGCTCTGCTCCGGGATGGCCGCGAGGCCTTCACGAAGCACCTGGAGGCGCGCGGCCTCCGAGGCTTCCTCTCGGACCTGGAGCTGGAAACTTTCCTCGAGGCGGTGGAGCCCTACGACCCGGACTCAGATCTCTTCCCCGTGAATGCAGAGGACGACGAACCCCCGCTCTCACTGCACTATTGGCCAGACCTGTCGGACACATCCGTGCCTCAGTTGGACCTGGGTTGGCCCGACAGCGAGTCTTACCGCGGGGTGACGCGGGCGACGGTGTACACGCAGCCGCCGCTCGATGGTCAGGCGCACATCAAAGAGGTCGTCCGGAAAATGATTGCGCAGGCGCAAAAGGTACGTGGGCCCGCTGATTCTGGACACAATGCTCCAATTAGGTGTATTTAGCGATGTCTGGTAAGTTTAAGTCATAgttttgacccccccccccccccaacttaAATTTGATATTTATGGTTTTAACAGAATCAAATTCACagttagtggagtacttttaatTGCATACTTTAAGTTAAATTTAGAGCATTtactttggacttttatttgaGTTAGAAGATttgatcttttctttttaactgtaaaatccTGGCCATCATAGACTACGCTAACTACCCTTTGCACAGCCCCGTCATCAGGCAGAAAAGGGTTTTCAGGGGCAGACTGCTGTCCCAGTCCTGATCCACGGATGGTCTGAGGAGGTGTTTCGTCCCCCAGGCCTTCAGATGGATTAACTCCTCTCAGTGCCACAGGCTGGACCCCGGACTGTTTTGTTGCATTGTGGGCTGTGGGCTGTGGGACTGTGTTTCCCTCCCGCACAACCCTGAACTTTATCACTATTATGATACATTTAATGCTTAGTTAACTAGGTTCATTGGCTAAGCATAGGGGTGTACTACTACTATTCATTACCATgtgtattcatgttttatttgtattttatttagtctATTTGAGCACTTTAAGCTGTGTAAGCTACTGGATGCCTTCAATTTCCCCCAGGAGCAATTAAGTGTCTGTCTGTAGTGGAGTGTTTTTGCCCATCATGTTGCTTATATCAAAGCAAGCCACCTCACACCCTTTTTATGACTGAAGAACTGTATGTGACGGCGCTGTCCAGTCCCTTAAAAGACCAAAAAGCTTCCTAATGCTGCTAAATTTGTGGAGTTCTCAGGCCCTTAGTTGTCTGTCCTCACCGTTCAGAGGATTAAGTGAAATGTTGATGTAATGTTGCCTTGAGCCATTACTCTGTTGAGTTGTGAGGTCAGAGTACAGACTGCTGGCCAAATGAGACAATCCGGAGTAAAGTACAACTTGACTAAACCGCTTTATCAGGGACAGAAAGAACCGCGGCACACTGCAACCAGCAACACAGGGAGATAATTCTGGATATTTGCATGAGCGTGTCCACTGCTGCCAGCGTTCATggactgtgtgcgtgtgtgtgttcctgcagCTGACGTGCAAGCATCTCGATAATCCACCTCAGGCCGACAACCGGAACTGTGTTTATGCATTTGCTAATGTGCCTGCGTCAAAATCGTATGTGTGCATTTTCCCCATGTGTGTAATCCAGGTTTTGTGTGTCTCCAGGTGATAGCTGTGGTGATGGATGTCTTTACTGACGTCGACATCTTCAGAGACTTGCTAGATGCTGGTTTCAAAAGGAGAGTTGCGGTTTACATCCTGTTGGAACGCACAACGCTACCTCATTTCATGTCCATGTGTCAGCGGGCCAACATGCACGCCGGACATCTCAAGGTGAACCATGTCGCCTGCTGCGGGTTTTTGTATAACAATCTGAATCCTGCAAGAGAGTAAGGCTTGGTTAGAAAGAGGCTACCATGTACGTAAAGGTAAAACAAGTCTAACAAGTTACTGGTTAGCATATGAGCATTTGTTGCTTCCCCCAGGACAGCGATAGGTCATAATAACCAGATTTATAAGCTGTCAGAAAAATGTTAACTTCATCAGGAGTCTCTTAAGGATATGTGTGAATTATGGAGAGTAAATGTTTCATGGAGAGACAATATTTCACCCCTGGATAGTGAGAGAAATTCTAGATGTTCTCAGAGGTCGCATCATTATTTTGAGAGTGGCACTGTATATATACCACCATTGTGTAACAAAGTAGGAATTATCTTGAGAAGGAACAACATGCagtgcaataaaaacattattgttatGTATGGATCATGAAAGCATATGGCatttctccctcttctctctctctcaaacacacaccaacaccagGGTTCACGCACAAACCAGCAAACCCTTCTAGCTGGCACCATACCATAGAGGAATCTCTTACCTCTTTGTGTCTACCTTGAGCCTTTTATTCCATAATTGGCTGCACACAAAGGAGGACACGACTGAAAAAGGGCAAAGAAATCTGAATTTGATCATGTTGGGACACGTGAGAGTGAGTTACAAGGAAAACGCATCCTCAGTAGACTGTATTGAGACATATTCCCTTTGATCAAACTGCCAAGCTATGAACCGTGATTGTTCTGAGTCTAGTCAGCCAATATAACCATCTTTGGTGTAGAGTAAATAATGGGCTTAACGGTGAGCAACTAACAGCACATTTTATTAGGTGGAAGGCAGaatttttactcttttgctTTGCAGCTTCTGAGTTGTCCTCCTTTCTGTAAGGAGACAATTTAAAacccatcaaaaaaaaaaaaaagtgaaacacaaaggcaCCAATAGCCTGATAAACATTTAATACCATCTGGATTCTGagcaaaacagcagaaaataccACAGTGTCACGTGCAACACATGCCATGATTACACATGACATAAGAATTTTAGTGTAATTAGGTTTTCAACGTGTTTGATCCTCATGGTATCtgcctgttttttaaagttatattCTGAAGTTATTTTGTTGCTCACACAGATGTCCTCTGGTATCATTAAGTATTCCACATACATGCAAAAAGGGCTGTTTTTATCTCAACCAAATGTGCTCGCATTATATTAGATGGATATAGTTTATTGTGACAGCTGGCTGGTGTTTATTTGTTCACTTGCTCATAAAGCTCAGAGTAGAAGAAGAAATAGATGAAGCGTTTTATTGTAGCTCACCGAGGTGTGTTTGACAGCTGGCATACCTAGAAGGTGATTTTATGTGTGCACATCTTTGTGGCTTTGCTAGTGTATGGCCTTAACAATACTGGCTTGAGCTTGGATTTTTCACAAATCATGGGCAATTTAATTTgggttttagggttttattacactgatcaacagaaaacaacatcTTCATGCCCAAGTGAAAGATGATCTCTGTGAataatctaaattaattaaaaatataaaattgaaaattgtttatCGCTTGAGTATTGGCCCCTTCAATGTGAGGCACCTGCATCTCTCTTGCAGCCACTTGGTTTTAGAGGTCACAAAGTTAAATAGACATCCTCTTAGTGCAGTGAAGATAGTAGTATGACTACACCTTCATCCGGAAGGTCCAGTTAGTAGTGAGATTTGAAATTCTAGTGAGACTATTGTGTACTGAGTGACTGTGCATGAAGAGGCGTAGTGAAAGGGAAGCCACCAAAACGTCTTTGATATTAAATCTCCGTTTGAGTTAAATAGAAGAAGCTTCTGTGGTCTTGTGAGACCAAATTAGGGTTTTTTTGGGCATCATACTAGATGCTATGGCAGGCATACGCTGCACGTTTCTGCAGATGCACCATCCCCCATGTGAAGCATAGAGTTGGCAGCATCCCACTATGGGCCTTCTTCTCTGCAGCTGCTCCTCCTTGTTCAAAAGGGCAAAACATACGAAAATCTTGGAGGAAAACCTGATGTCACTTGCAAGAGAACTCCAACTTCAAAACATTAACTGAATAGTCTGAATAGTCAGACCCTAGACCTCGACCAAGTTGAGATTTTGTGGTTGAACTTAAAGGGTTGTTCACTCATGATTTACATGCAACCTGACGGAGCTTGAGCAGGTTTTGCAAAGAGGAATGGGGAATAATTGCAGTCATAAATGAGAGGGTACCTAGCAGGTAGGGTTAATACAACTTGAGTTTTTACAGGAATAGGTGAGATGCAGGAAtaaagtgggggggggggggggggggtagacAGTATGATAGGAGGGGCATGTGGGAGTACTTGACATCAGCAAAGAAGAGCCAGATTCTTCGGTCTATGGAGGTTTTTTGACTATATTACAGTGACGCTTAGTAGAAGCATTTGATCGTTCTTGTCTGTTAAAGCTACACTGCAGTTTTTCATTAAAGTTTTTTCCGTGGTTGTTCTTTCACATAACTCTTTTTATGACAATTTAAGTGCCTCATCATTTATAGCCTAGAGctgagtacacacacaaaaaatgaaaataccatATATTAAGATGATCAGTTAGCCAAAGGAAAGTACTAcaagtgtttctgttgtttgacAAGCCGCGCCAGGAATAATCTGCTGCATCAAGATAGCTggttatataaatgtatttgttttttggctgCATCAAAGATCAGAACTCGGGCCCTCTGAGAAATGTGGCACAGGTAGAGTTTTGGAGCCAAAGGCTACGCTGTGTCTGCGCTCCTGCTGAAATGATATGGTCTAAGTTTAAACTCACAACAACCAAAACAGTGAAGGTATGTGTGTGCCCTGCTGGGaagagtttaaataaaaaatattccaaaagaTAACATCAAATAGCTTGGTAACAGCTTTCTGTCAGCTTCTTGATGTAAGCAGCTGGTGAACTATGTGcagaaaaataacacacacaggctgctaCCAGAAATAACCAGTGCAgctatgttttaaatgtgaagatATTGAAGATTGCACCTTTTATCTATGAtattattctgtgtttttattaaaaaggaggGAAGAAGCAATGAAACCCAAAGCAAATCAGGGTGAAAGAACCAAGAAAGACTTGCTACAGATTCCTCGTGGTTCCTTTTGATGTCTTATCTGAAATGTTGTTGCAGACTTTTATGATTACAACACCATATACTGTACCACCCAGTTATTAAATTAGATGTTAGTTAAATGTTAACACGGGTGTTCATTGACTAAATTGTGGCCAATGTGCCTGTCCAAGTGGGTGTGTGTACACATTCTTAATCCAAAAGATATGTGAGCGCctatgtttttcagcagttcCGTTTTCTTTGCACTGAACTGCAGGAAAAGCAGAGGATCGAGAACTGACACCTGTGGTACACCTGGGAAACCTGATCCAAAAGTATTTGTGCAGTATTAGGTGCTGTGTTTTTCAGTCAGACGTGATCAACAACAGGCAAGTTCTAgcaaagttaaatttaaaaaaaaaaatcctatgaGAATGGTGTGGTCCACAGTGGTAAACGCAGCACTCAAATCTTGCTATGACAAAGCAGAGATTAAATCAAAATCCCTCAAAGTTTATATATTGTTGGTTATGCAAGATGTAATCACGGGCCTTACACTggatgtggtgttttttttcaattttgttatgtctgtaagcttgttaaaaaacaaaaaatcaagcTGAAGCAGATGATATTAAAGGGATCACACATAAGAATGTTCGTGAGAGATTAAaaactttatattatatatttatattatttatatttatatattatattattatatttagatTAAACTTTATACTAACTATAACtaaacctttgtgtgtgttacagcaCCTTCGTGTTCGCTGCATGGACGGAGCAGAGTTCTACACTCGGTCCTGCACCAAGGTCAAAGGGCGAATGGGGCACAGATTCATGTTCGTCGATGGAGACAAAGCCGTGTCTGGATCATacaagtcagtgtgtgtgtttgtcagtgagtgagtgtgagaaAGTGATCAAGTCGCcaagagtgaaagaaaaacattttgtttgtgtgctccACCTGTCTTTGTTTCGCTGAGCACTGCATAGAGAAATATGAGTAAAGAATGCACGGTGTCTGTTAAAGTTCATGTTTCAATATTCTTTACATCCTGGACAGACAGGTTGTATAGGTATCCTATGCACAAGACAAGCGATTTCTAAGTCATTTTGCAATTTTGACTCTACTTTATGTTATTGTGAGGCTTTAAGCATGACCCATGACAGTAGAACAATAATGGAAATGATCCAATCTTAATGACTTATTGCAAATCTTAGTAGTAACAGTTGTAAATTAGAACTTAACTTGTCAGTCACTGTTTCAATGAATATCAATTTTACTAGAGTTCAGTGGCAAAACAACAGCACGTATGCAGCTTGGCAGATTGTATGTACCTTATTGTGAATGTTCTCTTTACTTTCTTTAGTTTCACCTGGATGTCTTCACGATTGGACAGAAATCTCATCACCGTGGTCACTGGCCAGGCAGTAGATGCTTTCGACCGGCTTTTCCGGCACCTTTATGTGACCTCCAGCTCCGTTGACCTCCGGCAAATCGCCACGGAGCCTGAACCTGAGCCGGAGCCTCTCCCACAGCCGGCTGCTGTGGTCCCTCCTTCTGCTGCTCTTGCTAGGAAACTGTACAACCCCAAATATGCCCTGCTGACTATAGGAAACCCTAGCCAGACCTCTACCCCTTCTGCTGACCCCAGTAGCTCCAAAGAACCCCTTAATCTGGAGAACTCCAAGAATCCAGATGTTCCAGAAACcgacaagaggagaaagaaacgGGCCAGTAAAGAAGCTATAGAAGTACCCCCCCTCCATCCTGGACTCATTGATCTAGAAAAAGCATGCTTGATCTCATATTTGCCCACGTGGCCAGAGCCTGACCCCCCCAGCGATGTAATTGGGTTCATTAACATTCGAGATTCCAGCAAACCTACTCAGGTTCATATGCAGCGATCTGAGATGTTTGAAACCAGCCAAGCAATCAGGTTCAGCAGTCCACTGAGCATGCCAAAGGAAACCCTTCCAGAGGTTGCCAAGCCCAGACAGTTCACTGCTAAATGTGACGAGGTGAAAAAACTTCAACCAATGGGAGATAAGACCAAGGCTGGTGAGTCTCTGGTAGACAGTGTTCAGCCAACACAACTCACTCCACAGCCCGATGAcatcaaatgtaaaaaggaaGGGCATGAACAGGAGCCTTCATCTGGACAGAAGTCTAAACCTACCAAGGACACTACTGAGGCTCACAGAATCACCACAAAGAATAAACTGCTTTCAAGCACACCTCTTGTCCAAGATGCAGGCAGCAACACTACACCTCACCTCATTGCACACACAGCTGCCCAATCCAGCAGCAGCAAGGTGTCCACTCCTAACAGTCACGGGTCTTCAGACAGCACACAGACTGTCACAACAAACAGTTCTAAGTCAGAGTCACTTCCAGAATTGAACActcaaaacaaagcagaaacgactttaaacacacaaaggcTTGTTGCACATGAGACACAAACACTGGAGTCTACCAGCACACAGTCTCCACACCTGCATGCGCCAGCTGAGTCAAACTCAGAGCAGTGCACACAAGAACCAACAGGGCTGCCACCTactaattcacacacacagcaacaaagcTCCTCTGAAATGACTTCAGTCATCCACAGCAACATTTCTACAGCCTCTGCTTCTGAAACAAACTCTCACTCCACTAGTGTAACTACAAATGTCTGCACTCCTTTGTCCTCCACTTTAGCTTCTCCTGTCCTTCCTCCTCTCGCCTCTCCTTCTGGAATGTTAGATCTTACCCCTCCTTCTTCCACCACATCCCCACCTCCGCCAATCCCCAAACCTCGTACCATCCATCTGGTTATCAAAGGCACCAATGAGGATCTGCCAGAGTTCAGTGTTGACAGGACTGAGCGCTTGGCCAGCATGGGACAACTGGTGGTCCACAGTAAGCCCGAGGTAGCAACTGTGGCGCAGACCCCACCAGAAAAAGAGCCAGAGACCGTCCTAGAACTACACACTAGCAAAATGGGGAAGCAAAGAGACACTGAGAACACAGGAAGTCCTGAAGAAGCTCCACAACAAGAACGGACTGTGGCTTCCAAAGAGACAAAGGGTAAGGGAGCAGTTGCACTAGATGATACTGCAGCAGAAACACAAGCCCAGTCAGCAGTTTTGATACCTGATGCTCCAAAGGCAGGCGGTGTGCATATTCAAGAAATGATTCCAAAAGAAATCAACCCATCTACAAATGGCAAAATAAcctcaaagacacaaacagaccaAACAGCCACAGTAGTGACAGACACCAAGACCTTAGAAAAAGCCCTGACCAACTGTGAGTTGGCTCAAACAGCAAGTGAAACAAGCAACAATGTgacacaacagacacatcaagCAAGAGGACATGAAACTCAAAAGCCATCACATTGTGAAACGAATCCACCCAGTAATGGTGCGTTAGACAATGTGAAGTGTCTAAACGCTTCAACACACTCTCCTTTTTCTACCACAGCTAACTCCCATTCATCCACAGACAGTGCTGACGATGGCACAAGTGGTCAGATAAGTAATCCAAGTGCCACACCACCACCTCATATGGACAGTAAGGCACATATGTCAAAAGATAACGCGCACATCCACGCCGCCTATCAAGAATCACAACTTGCCTTCAAACCACGGGGAAGCTCACACACTCCAGAAAGACCTCTGCGCTTGCatctgtctgacacacacattcgAGACCTGCGCTCGCAGACCTCGGAGCGAGAACTGTGTTCACTCACTGGTCTCATACGCGCCCCAAGTTCAGAATTGTTGCCTCCAGATTCACGAACGCACACGCCAGACCCTCGTTCATACACTCCAGACTTGCAAAGCCCTACGCCTGACGGTGGCGACGGACATGTCTCGCCGAGGGACAACTCCACTGTCTCCACCACCTCGGAGGAATATTATGAGTGTTGTGAGTCACCTTTTCGTGACCCCATTTTTGACAGTGCGGGTTATCGCAAAAACGGGACACCGGAGGATCATGttaccttcacacacacaaatacccCAAATGCTGCAACCATCACCACCTCTTTTGTCAGTGCTGCAGACGTAAATCATAACACTCATCCAGACAAGAATTCATCATGTAGTGAAACACAAACGATAATGAGGTGGGAGGAGCACACTGcaagtgaagaaaatgaaaaggagaaGAATGTGGCAGAGAGGAGAACAGAGCAGGGTTCCCAGGAGATAGAGACGAGAGGCAAAAAGGAAGCTAAGAAAACAGAAGAGCATTTAGTACGAGGTATAGATTTGACAGAGGTAGTGGAAAAAGACAATGAGTCCCAGCCCCAAGCCCCTAAGAGAAAGAGACCTCTGAACAAATCAGCAAATGAGAGTCTGGTCGATGGAGGAGCAGCTCTGGGAAATTCAACCAAAGAGGGAACGGATACAAAGCGATTGTCCACTTGTGGCCTTAAACCTGATAGGGTTTCTGCTGATGGGGAGAGACCAGACAAGGAGAAGGTGGTGGACAAGGCGGCACTGAAACACAGCAAGATGGAAAAGAGAGACAGGGCCCAGTCAACGAGAGACACTGACGGACAGAAGGTATGAACAGTAAGGCAGCAGATCTTCTCAGCTTTCTCCTTGTCACAACAATGATTGTTAAAGCTACTACACAGGTCAGTCTAACAGAAGCATTTTGTACTTTTCAATTTTCAAACCATTTTGCAGTATTGTGTTCAGCGTACACCAGTGACATGAAGGGTAAGCACAGTTCAGTTTATCCACTTTTTGCGGGGACCTGCTGTATAGCTTTAGGactatatttctttaaaaaagctCGAGGAGGAAGTCATGTATCCCTCTTGTTCCTGTTGGTGTTTCTGTGGTAAATCTTTGCATTTTCCTtattcttcatttttaaaagaagaatcCACAACGTTAAGAGCAGGCGCTAAATTTGTAATTAGGAAAAATTAAGATTTATTAACATTAGTCagtgtgtcacatttttaaatcccTTAAATGGACCCGGTTTTAGCGTTTGACCTCATTCCACAACACTAAATGATATTataaatccatccatcatctggaAGGTTTATCCCATTGTGTAGGCCGGGAGCCTCTCCCACCAGGGTGAGAGCTCGGGTCCTCCCTGGACtcggggccaacacagagacatacgaagacagacaaccattcgcaCTCGCGGGCAATTTGGAGTCGCATATTAACCAGACATGCCCACATAATCAAATAATTATTCATGCATATCGTCAAGAGAATGAATTAACAATTTAATTAGCTTTAGTGGCTAATtagcacacatactgtatatgagtGACATTTTCATATAACTATGAAAAAATATGACTTATTTCTCATATCGCCAAACTAGTGCTTGAGTGGCTccttttttactgtatatggttGACTCTACACAACATTGTAGATCatttaaacaagtttttttatcatttatattaataataaatcttAATTTTGAATGATACTATTTTTGGTTCACTATATTTCCTCAGTACATCAACATGCTGAGTGGAAGGAGCCTATGCAATGCCAGCAGAACAATGACACCGAATGTTATGAACTGCTGCAAAAGTGCAGCTGCTTGAACTTATGATCTCTCAGTGAGCTGTTACAGTCATTAGCTCAGATCTGTTGATGCTCAGTGCTGCTCTTTCaatgtgtgaaatatttaacagtTGCCGTGTGGCTTTCTATTAATGCACTATATCTATTGGTTTTTTTCTGCACACGAAGCACCATCAGGGAATGCAAACGGACACATGAGATAAGCTTGTCGGTGAAGTGACATAATTTAATAGAGGAACAATGACCACGCTTACAGGGCAAAGACGCAGGTACAGCTAAAGCAAACCCACAGACAGCAGGCACGGTGGTCCGAATGGGTTTCCACAGCACGACAATCTGGCATCGAGTGAAGGACATTAGTTTAGATTAAATATGAAGGACTCATTAGCAGGGAGTGAGCAGATGGCTGTGGGGAATCCGGGGGCATTTGGTGGTTGGATGGAGAATCTAAAGTGTACAAAGTTTTTCACGTGATGTCATCAATCACATGACACCTGGCTCTATTGGACATGTTGCATAGACTCATACATAGTCTGTGGTCCTGAGATGTCTGCTGTTTATCTGTTTTGCAGACCTCAGCGTGTGGTGCAAgtgttgtgcattttgttttgcagttttgcaTATGACATATGTACATATACCTCAGACGTTTTTTGTACTTCGCCCATGTTAGAAAAACccaaataacaataatttaGTTTCCTCctataaaatataacaattaCATGGCAGCTCAGGTAACTGAGAGATCATTTTAAAAGGTATTAATCTGGTAAATTGCTAGTTCCCAAGCTACAACAGACCTAGTAACTCAGACAGTGTCAAACGTGCACCGCAGTCCAATCAGCGACGCGTCCAATATGGCAACCTAAACAAAGGATCACGTGACTTGATGACATGGGTGAAAAACCTAAATTCAAATGTACAgtttctgcgtgtgtgtgtgtgtgtgtgcttaacATGAAGATTGAATCGAAATTAATATTTATCAGCATAATTTAACTCCCTCTCTGTTGACCTACACCATTGGCTAACTCACTGaggctttttttatttgggcTGGTTACCTCAGTTCAGTTatgcaatattaaaaaaaaatgacagagctCATATTTGCAAAGTGCTGTGCTTCTTCCTTGTGCAATAAActcacatttttacagtgcaTTGTATATTAGTTGCAAGCACATTAATAGAAGGCGGACGAGGAACTTGTTTCTAATAATGTTTCTAATAATTCcagtcaaatacattttgttctcctctcctctcctcttcttatGTTTATTCCCAAGCCTCTCCATGgacgacagcagcagcagggtggTGGGTCGTCTTCTCCTACCAGAACACCCAGACCTCCTCGACCCATTTCAGCCACCCAGCCTTTGGGGACTCGTCTTTGTGAAAGTCATCAGCTAAACCAGGCAGAAAGCAAGGATCTTCACGGTAGCTTTCAAGTCTTAGATAAAACCTCATCTCCTCGCAGACCTCCGTCCAGACCACCCCCACCGATGGTGCTGGGTGCTAGCGGGTCTGCAGGTGGACAAAAGCAGGCCAAAATCTCCCACAGCCAGAATAACCTCCCCTCTCAACAGCATCCAGCAGCACAGAGCAGGGTGAGAGTTGGACAGTCACCAAGTCAACATCCTTACCTAAAACCCCACTCATCCCTTTTGCTGACACAGTCCAACATCCAGCCACGGCCCCATCCTCGTTCCCAGAACCAGTCGGTATCAATCCGGGAGGCACATAGGGAGGAGGAAGCAAGGGCACCATTTACTATCACCTTTGGCAGACTATACAGTCTGAAGGGCCTGAGGGACAAAATGAGCAGGCTTCCAGCTCAGAGCAAGAAAAGCGGCAAGAGAGGCGGCACCAGCTCTCCGGTACAAGGACGTAAGAGCACGAGCTAGTCTGGCACACATTT includes these proteins:
- the fam83ga gene encoding protein FAM83G isoform X2, translated to MALSQIQCLDENHVNPRTHESKPEFLYCEDQRLALEALLRDGREAFTKHLEARGLRGFLSDLELETFLEAVEPYDPDSDLFPVNAEDDEPPLSLHYWPDLSDTSVPQLDLGWPDSESYRGVTRATVYTQPPLDGQAHIKEVVRKMIAQAQKVIAVVMDVFTDVDIFRDLLDAGFKRRVAVYILLERTTLPHFMSMCQRANMHAGHLKHLRVRCMDGAEFYTRSCTKVKGRMGHRFMFVDGDKAVSGSYNFTWMSSRLDRNLITVVTGQAVDAFDRLFRHLYVTSSSVDLRQIATEPEPEPEPLPQPAAVVPPSAALARKLYNPKYALLTIGNPSQTSTPSADPSSSKEPLNLENSKNPDVPETDKRRKKRASKEAIEVPPLHPGLIDLEKACLISYLPTWPEPDPPSDVIGFINIRDSSKPTQVHMQRSEMFETSQAIRFSSPLSMPKETLPEVAKPRQFTAKCDEVKKLQPMGDKTKAGESLVDSVQPTQLTPQPDDIKCKKEGHEQEPSSGQKSKPTKDTTEAHRITTKNKLLSSTPLVQDAGSNTTPHLIAHTAAQSSSSKVSTPNSHGSSDSTQTVTTNSSKSESLPELNTQNKAETTLNTQRLVAHETQTLESTSTQSPHLHAPAESNSEQCTQEPTGLPPTNSHTQQQSSSEMTSVIHSNISTASASETNSHSTSVTTNVCTPLSSTLASPVLPPLASPSGMLDLTPPSSTTSPPPPIPKPRTIHLVIKGTNEDLPEFSVDRTERLASMGQLVVHSKPEVATVAQTPPEKEPETVLELHTSKMGKQRDTENTGSPEEAPQQERTVASKETKGKGAVALDDTAAETQAQSAVLIPDAPKAGGVHIQEMIPKEINPSTNGKITSKTQTDQTATVVTDTKTLEKALTNCELAQTASETSNNVTQQTHQARGHETQKPSHCETNPPSNGALDNVKCLNASTHSPFSTTANSHSSTDSADDGTSGQISNPSATPPPHMDSKAHMSKDNAHIHAAYQESQLAFKPRGSSHTPERPLRLHLSDTHIRDLRSQTSERELCSLTGLIRAPSSELLPPDSRTHTPDPRSYTPDLQSPTPDGGDGHVSPRDNSTVSTTSEEYYECCESPFRDPIFDSAGYRKNGTPEDHVTFTHTNTPNAATITTSFVSAADVNHNTHPDKNSSCSETQTIMRWEEHTASEENEKEKNVAERRTEQGSQEIETRGKKEAKKTEEHLVRGIDLTEVVEKDNESQPQAPKRKRPLNKSANESLVDGGAALGNSTKEGTDTKRLSTCGLKPDRVSADGERPDKEKVVDKAALKHSKMEKRDRAQSTRDTDGQKYCVQRTPVT